From the Flavobacterium galactosidilyticum genome, one window contains:
- a CDS encoding rhodanese-like domain-containing protein, which yields MKIENLIKERACTIVDVRTREEFMGGHVVDSINIPLGEIQERMEELENLKAPLILCCASGNRSGQAQHYLSQKGIDCYNGGSWLDVNFHQSQTS from the coding sequence ATGAAAATAGAAAATTTAATAAAAGAAAGAGCGTGCACAATAGTTGATGTTCGCACAAGAGAAGAGTTTATGGGTGGACATGTGGTAGATTCTATAAACATCCCACTTGGAGAAATACAAGAAAGAATGGAAGAATTAGAAAATCTAAAAGCTCCTTTAATACTTTGTTGCGCATCAGGAAACCGCAGCGGACAAGCACAACATTACTTATCTCAAAAAGGAATTGATTGCTACAATGGTGGTTCTTGGCTAGACGTAAATTTTCATCAATCACAAACAAGTTAA
- a CDS encoding rhodanese-like domain-containing protein produces the protein MFDSIKKLFGFGPSVNYADLVKQGAIILDVRSKAEYSGGHINGSVNISVDTLSSNLSKLKDKNKTIITCCASGMRSASAKSILKSNGYTNVYNGGGWSNLKNKINS, from the coding sequence ATGTTCGATTCAATCAAAAAACTATTCGGTTTTGGACCTAGTGTTAACTATGCTGATTTAGTAAAACAAGGCGCAATTATCCTTGACGTACGAAGTAAAGCAGAATATTCAGGCGGACACATTAATGGCTCAGTAAATATATCAGTTGACACATTAAGTAGCAATTTGAGTAAGCTAAAAGATAAAAACAAAACAATCATTACTTGTTGCGCTTCTGGAATGCGAAGTGCTTCGGCTAAAAGCATCTTGAAATCAAACGGTTATACTAACGTATATAACGGTGGCGGATGGAGTAATTTAAAAAATAAAATAAATTCATAA
- a CDS encoding tyrosine-type recombinase/integrase — protein sequence MPWAAKLIKQNSENRIAVYFQKNQDLIARIKQIEGARWSQQKTVWHIPDTIENRERFNIESLANSLPSMEAIEQIEKFKQWMRSKRYRQSTIDTYSEALKSFLVFYREKPVAEINNEDVIIFNNDYILKKKLSASYQNQTVNAIKLFFRTVRETKIEVDKIHRPKRAKLLPNVLSKEEIKLILNAHNNIKHKMMLSLIYSCGLRCSELLALQPAHIDSLRNIVLLKNSKGKKDRIVPLSSKILEMLRDYYKVYKPKTYLFEGQTIGLQYDARSLQLILKQALQKSEITKPATLHWLRHSYATHLLESGTDLRYIQELLGHNSSKTTEIYTHVSTKSI from the coding sequence TTCAAAAAAATCAAGACCTGATTGCCCGCATAAAACAAATAGAAGGCGCTAGATGGAGTCAGCAAAAAACCGTTTGGCATATCCCGGACACTATCGAAAACAGAGAACGTTTTAACATAGAATCCCTAGCAAATTCGCTCCCTTCGATGGAAGCGATAGAGCAAATCGAAAAATTCAAACAATGGATGCGTTCCAAACGCTATCGCCAAAGCACCATTGACACCTATAGCGAAGCCTTAAAATCATTCTTGGTTTTCTACCGAGAAAAACCAGTTGCCGAAATCAATAATGAGGATGTAATTATTTTTAATAACGACTATATATTAAAGAAGAAGCTTTCAGCTTCGTATCAGAACCAAACAGTTAATGCCATAAAGCTGTTTTTTAGGACAGTAAGAGAAACAAAAATTGAAGTTGATAAAATACACCGACCAAAACGAGCCAAACTATTGCCAAATGTATTAAGCAAAGAAGAAATAAAATTGATATTGAATGCTCATAATAATATAAAACATAAGATGATGCTTTCACTGATTTATAGTTGTGGGTTGCGCTGTAGCGAATTATTGGCTCTTCAGCCCGCCCATATAGATTCTTTAAGAAATATTGTATTGCTTAAAAACTCTAAAGGAAAAAAAGATAGAATTGTTCCATTGAGTTCTAAGATATTAGAAATGCTGCGGGATTACTACAAAGTATATAAACCTAAAACTTATTTATTTGAAGGACAAACTATCGGATTACAATATGATGCTCGAAGTTTGCAACTAATTTTGAAACAAGCGTTACAAAAATCGGAAATTACAAAACCAGCCACTTTGCACTGGCTTAGGCACAGTTACGCTACTCATTTATTAGAAAGCGGCACTGATCTACGCTACATTCAAGAATTATTAGGTCATAATAGTAGTAAAACCACCGAAATATATACTCACGTGAGTACAAAAAGTATCTAG
- a CDS encoding transketolase — protein sequence MKPNTQQLNDLTIQIRRDILRMVHAVNSGHPGGSLGCTEFLVVLYQNIMERKEGFEMDGVGEDLFFLSNGHISPVFYSVLARSGYFPVSELATFRLINSRLQGHPTTHDSLPGVRIASGSLGQGLSVGIGAAQAKKLNGDNHIIYTLHGDGELQEGQNWEAIMYASAKKVDNLIATIDLNGKQIDGSTDEVLAMGSIRAKFEAFDWDVLEIEKGNDIEAIIAGMNDAKSRTGKGKPVCVLLHTEMGNGVDFMMNTHAWHGKAPNDAQLENALGQNYNVGGNSDY from the coding sequence ATGAAGCCTAACACACAACAATTAAACGATTTAACTATCCAAATCAGAAGAGATATTCTTCGAATGGTACACGCAGTCAACTCAGGTCACCCAGGTGGTTCTTTAGGTTGTACTGAATTTCTTGTAGTCTTATACCAAAATATAATGGAACGCAAAGAAGGTTTTGAAATGGACGGCGTTGGAGAAGACCTTTTCTTTCTTTCAAACGGACACATTTCACCTGTATTTTACAGCGTTTTAGCAAGAAGCGGCTATTTCCCAGTTTCTGAGCTGGCCACTTTCCGTTTGATTAATTCAAGATTACAAGGACACCCTACGACTCATGACAGTTTACCTGGAGTACGAATTGCATCGGGTTCACTTGGACAAGGGTTATCTGTAGGGATTGGAGCTGCACAAGCTAAAAAACTAAACGGTGACAACCACATTATATACACCCTTCATGGTGATGGTGAATTACAAGAAGGTCAAAACTGGGAAGCAATCATGTATGCATCTGCTAAAAAAGTAGATAATCTTATTGCTACTATCGATTTGAACGGAAAACAAATTGACGGTTCAACTGACGAAGTTTTAGCTATGGGAAGCATCAGAGCCAAGTTTGAAGCTTTTGATTGGGACGTTCTAGAAATTGAAAAAGGAAATGACATCGAAGCTATTATTGCTGGTATGAATGATGCTAAATCAAGAACTGGAAAAGGAAAACCAGTTTGCGTATTATTGCACACTGAAATGGGTAATGGAGTAGATTTTATGATGAACACTCATGCGTGGCACGGTAAAGCGCCTAATGATGCTCAACTTGAAAATGCTTTAGGACAAAATTATAATGTTGGAGGAAACTCAGATTATTAG
- a CDS encoding DMT family transporter, with amino-acid sequence MRQFIQNKYFLLIFIAIIWGSSFILIKKLLPVFNPYQIGAFRAGLSGLLLSFIGFPALKKMSKKDIFWIALSGLFGNFLVVFIFPIAQQGVSSSLAGIINALDPMFTLILGAILFGIRNKLIQYAGAIIGFIGAIILVYSSNSGNGENHLYYTILLVLGSALYAVAALIIEKKLHHIKSTDISTGIYTIWMVPSLLILGFSGFFTDIDYSQNETLTALGYLVFLTVISTTLVMFLFFKLVQDTSAVFVSTISLLLPVVAVIWGILDKEKFTVWYAIGGLLILISVYLIREKKNKSLEKE; translated from the coding sequence ATGAGGCAATTCATTCAAAATAAATATTTTCTACTCATCTTCATTGCTATAATCTGGGGTTCTTCTTTTATACTCATAAAAAAATTACTACCCGTATTTAACCCATATCAAATCGGAGCTTTTAGGGCAGGATTGTCAGGCTTGCTTTTGTCATTTATTGGTTTCCCAGCCTTGAAAAAAATGTCAAAAAAGGATATTTTTTGGATTGCTCTGTCAGGATTATTTGGCAACTTTTTAGTGGTCTTTATTTTTCCCATTGCACAACAAGGCGTAAGTAGCTCATTGGCAGGCATTATAAATGCATTAGACCCAATGTTCACCCTCATTTTAGGAGCAATTCTTTTTGGAATCAGAAATAAACTTATTCAATACGCTGGAGCGATAATTGGATTTATAGGCGCAATCATTTTAGTTTACTCTTCCAATTCAGGAAATGGCGAAAATCATCTTTATTATACGATTTTATTGGTATTAGGTTCGGCACTTTATGCAGTTGCAGCACTCATCATTGAAAAAAAATTACATCACATAAAATCGACAGATATATCAACAGGTATTTATACTATTTGGATGGTGCCGTCTCTTTTAATTTTAGGTTTTTCAGGTTTTTTTACAGACATTGATTACAGCCAAAACGAAACTTTAACGGCTCTAGGCTATTTAGTCTTTCTAACCGTCATTAGTACTACTTTGGTAATGTTTTTGTTTTTCAAACTTGTTCAAGATACCTCTGCAGTTTTTGTTAGTACCATTTCACTTTTATTACCAGTCGTTGCGGTAATTTGGGGCATTTTGGACAAAGAGAAATTTACAGTTTGGTATGCAATCGGTGGATTATTGATTTTGATTAGTGTATATCTCATTAGAGAAAAGAAAAATAAATCATTGGAAAAGGAATAA